Proteins from a single region of Flavobacterium sp. YJ01:
- a CDS encoding type IX secretion system membrane protein PorP/SprF, whose product MKKILLFINFLFYLSVSAQQDPEYTHYMYNMSVVNPAYATGVPAMMNFGGLYRTQWVGAYGAPKTFTFFGHTAITDKIEAGISFVSDDIGDGAKKENNVYADFAYVLKLSNKDKLSLGLKAGFSSMQSNFNGFRFTDPQTDYAFSENINATKPNIGVGAYYFRDNLYVGLSVPNLLKSKYIEEKSGVNAFGSEEIHTFLTAGYVFQLNDMLKLKPAFMSKFVKGSPITLDVTANVLYNEKFEFGAAYRIDDSVSALFNINVTPTLRVGYAYDYTLTNFGQFNSGTHEIMLLFDLDLLGKGFDKSPRFF is encoded by the coding sequence ATGAAAAAAATACTACTCTTTATAAATTTCCTTTTCTATTTGTCTGTTTCTGCACAGCAAGATCCAGAATACACGCATTATATGTATAATATGAGTGTTGTAAATCCTGCGTATGCAACTGGAGTTCCAGCAATGATGAATTTCGGTGGACTCTATAGAACACAATGGGTTGGAGCTTATGGTGCACCAAAAACATTTACATTTTTTGGACACACTGCGATTACAGATAAAATAGAAGCTGGAATTTCGTTTGTCTCAGATGATATTGGTGACGGAGCTAAAAAAGAAAATAACGTTTATGCAGATTTTGCATATGTTTTAAAATTAAGCAACAAAGATAAACTATCATTAGGTTTGAAAGCTGGATTTTCGTCTATGCAAAGCAATTTTAATGGATTTCGTTTTACAGACCCTCAAACCGATTATGCTTTTTCGGAAAATATAAACGCTACAAAACCTAATATTGGAGTTGGAGCCTATTATTTTAGAGATAATCTTTATGTTGGACTATCTGTTCCGAATCTTTTAAAATCAAAATATATTGAAGAAAAATCTGGAGTCAATGCTTTTGGTTCTGAAGAAATACATACATTTTTAACGGCAGGTTATGTTTTTCAGCTCAACGATATGTTGAAACTGAAACCTGCATTTATGTCCAAATTTGTCAAAGGCTCGCCAATCACTTTAGATGTTACAGCAAATGTTCTGTATAATGAAAAATTTGAATTTGGCGCGGCATATAGAATTGACGATTCTGTAAGTGCATTGTTTAATATCAATGTAACGCCAACTCTAAGAGTAGGTTATGCTTACGATTACACACTTACCAATTTCGGGCAGTTTAATTCGGGAACACACGAAATTATGCTGTTATTCGATTTAGACTTGTTAGGAAAAGGATTTGATAAATCACCAAGATTCTTCTAA
- a CDS encoding OmpA family protein, with protein MKKLLVIIFVFSIQFINAQDQELIRAKKFFDRTYYTEAIVLYQKLADERPSQEVIKNLADSYFYTNDLVKAQRYYRLLVKNYNKDLKREYYFRYAQTLKATNSIEDANNNLKEYYALSGNPDDVVNFEKNLKTLENVSAIGKRFEIKNLAINTPNSEFGAVKYNDNLVFAGVKLKPGLLDKKFKWDNETYLNLVSIPLKNINSADSIVHYFAKELKTGMHESNAIFTKDGKTIYFTRNNSKNGRKKKDERKISNLQIFKAELVNGKWTNITSLPFNSPNYSVEHPALSADEKVLYFASDMPGSLGSFDIYSVNINKGAFDTPKNLGPNVNTDKREQFPFVSADNKLYFSSDGHLGYGSLDVFVSEIKGSEYGEAVNIGLPLNSNLDDFAFNIDSNTKEGYFASNREGGKGNDDIYQFKEIKDLIVEDCKQFIAGIITDVDTKLALENATVILQDSENKTLNTITTLADGKFSFTVACEASYKVSAFKENYTNASTILTLDKTRDKNNDASLALKSLEAIKQEEKLIAENKRKQEIIIEENNKKKEALAAIELKEQEKKAKEAAIVAAEIKKKEKVQEILAQEKDVVKDKDRLIIKTDPIYFDYNMWYIRKESKVVLGRVVELMKKYPGMVIEIGSHTDSRGNAKFNEDLSQKRANSTREFIIQSGIDAKRVSAKGYGESVPIIKCKTDEACSEEDHELNRRSEFVIKNL; from the coding sequence ATGAAAAAACTACTCGTTATTATATTCGTATTTTCAATACAGTTTATAAACGCTCAAGATCAAGAATTGATTAGAGCAAAGAAATTTTTTGATAGAACATATTATACTGAAGCTATTGTTTTATATCAAAAATTAGCAGACGAAAGACCTTCGCAAGAGGTAATTAAAAATTTGGCAGATTCTTATTTTTATACAAATGATTTGGTTAAAGCACAACGCTATTACAGATTATTGGTAAAGAATTACAATAAAGATTTAAAAAGAGAATACTATTTTAGATACGCTCAGACTTTAAAAGCAACAAATAGTATTGAAGACGCAAATAATAATTTAAAAGAATATTATGCGTTATCTGGAAATCCTGATGATGTTGTAAATTTTGAAAAAAACTTAAAAACATTAGAAAATGTTTCAGCAATAGGAAAACGTTTTGAAATTAAAAATCTTGCCATAAATACACCAAATTCAGAATTTGGAGCGGTAAAATACAACGATAATTTAGTCTTCGCAGGTGTAAAATTAAAACCCGGATTATTGGATAAAAAGTTCAAATGGGACAATGAAACCTATTTGAATTTAGTTTCAATTCCATTAAAAAATATAAATTCAGCAGATTCTATCGTTCATTATTTTGCAAAAGAATTGAAAACTGGAATGCACGAATCGAATGCTATTTTTACAAAAGATGGCAAAACAATTTATTTTACCAGAAATAATTCTAAAAACGGAAGGAAAAAGAAAGACGAAAGGAAAATTTCAAATCTTCAAATCTTTAAAGCAGAATTGGTAAATGGAAAATGGACTAATATTACGTCACTTCCTTTCAATAGTCCGAATTATTCTGTCGAACATCCTGCGTTAAGCGCAGACGAAAAAGTATTGTATTTCGCTTCGGATATGCCAGGTTCTCTAGGATCTTTTGATATTTATTCGGTTAATATCAATAAAGGTGCGTTTGATACTCCAAAGAATTTAGGTCCAAATGTAAATACAGATAAAAGAGAGCAGTTTCCTTTCGTTTCAGCGGATAATAAACTTTATTTTTCATCAGACGGACATTTAGGCTACGGATCTTTAGACGTTTTTGTTTCTGAAATTAAAGGTTCAGAATATGGAGAAGCCGTAAATATCGGTTTGCCTTTAAATTCAAATTTAGACGATTTTGCTTTTAACATTGATTCAAATACTAAAGAAGGATATTTTGCTTCGAATAGAGAAGGAGGAAAAGGCAACGATGATATTTATCAATTTAAAGAAATAAAAGACTTAATTGTTGAAGATTGCAAACAGTTTATTGCTGGAATTATTACCGATGTTGATACCAAATTGGCTTTAGAAAATGCAACTGTAATTTTGCAAGATTCAGAAAATAAAACTTTGAATACAATTACAACTTTAGCTGACGGAAAGTTCAGTTTTACAGTTGCTTGCGAAGCTTCGTATAAAGTTTCTGCTTTTAAAGAAAATTATACTAATGCTTCTACAATTCTGACTTTAGATAAAACCAGAGATAAAAATAATGACGCTTCATTAGCTTTAAAATCTTTAGAAGCGATTAAACAGGAAGAAAAGTTAATTGCTGAAAATAAGAGAAAGCAGGAAATTATTATAGAAGAAAATAATAAGAAGAAAGAAGCACTTGCAGCAATCGAGCTTAAAGAACAAGAGAAGAAAGCCAAAGAAGCAGCAATTGTAGCTGCTGAAATAAAAAAGAAAGAAAAAGTACAAGAGATTTTGGCGCAGGAAAAGGATGTTGTTAAAGATAAAGACAGACTAATCATTAAAACAGATCCGATTTATTTTGACTACAATATGTGGTACATTCGTAAAGAATCGAAAGTGGTTTTGGGAAGAGTTGTTGAATTAATGAAAAAATATCCAGGAATGGTAATTGAAATTGGTTCGCATACGGATTCTCGAGGAAATGCAAAATTCAATGAAGATTTATCTCAAAAAAGAGCCAATTCGACAAGAGAATTTATTATCCAATCAGGAATCGATGCAAAAAGAGTTTCTGCAAAAGGATATGGAGAATCTGTGCCAATTATAAAATGTAAAACAGATGAAGCTTGTTCTGAAGAAGATCATGAATTGAACAGAAGATCTGAATTTGTAATTAAAAATTTATAA
- a CDS encoding pyridoxal phosphate-dependent aminotransferase, with product MPTISHKGKNMPESPIRKLAPFADLAKKKGHKVYHLNIGQPDIKTPEVAIEAVKNIDLTLIEYSPSAGYESYRKKLAHFYQRQNVNVNTEDIIVTTGGSEALLFALATITDPGDEIIIPEPFYANYHAFASSTSATVVPLVSTIETAFALPSIEEVEKLITPKTKAILICNPGNPTGYLYSEAEIKQLASLIKKHDLYLIADEVYREFLYDGNDVHFSVMNLEDVQQNVIMVDSVSKRYSMCGARIGCLVTKNKEVLATVMKFAQARLSPPTIEQIACEAAIDTPQSYFDEVISEYKERRDTLITELNKIDGVIVTKPKGAFYCIAELPIENSDDFAQWLLESYDLNGETVMIAPAKGFYSTPGMGLNQVRIAYVLNKKDLITAVNILKEALLVYNNR from the coding sequence ATGCCAACAATTTCACACAAAGGCAAAAACATGCCTGAATCTCCGATACGCAAGCTGGCTCCTTTTGCAGATTTAGCAAAGAAAAAAGGACATAAAGTGTATCACTTAAACATTGGTCAACCGGATATCAAGACACCCGAAGTGGCCATCGAGGCGGTAAAAAATATTGATTTAACTCTTATAGAATACAGTCCGTCTGCCGGATATGAAAGCTATAGAAAAAAATTAGCTCATTTTTACCAGCGTCAAAACGTAAACGTTAACACAGAAGACATCATTGTTACAACTGGTGGTTCTGAAGCCTTACTTTTTGCGCTGGCCACAATTACAGATCCTGGAGATGAAATCATTATTCCAGAGCCTTTCTATGCTAACTATCACGCATTTGCATCTTCAACAAGTGCAACTGTAGTGCCACTTGTTTCTACAATTGAAACTGCTTTTGCTTTGCCAAGTATTGAAGAAGTAGAAAAATTAATTACACCTAAAACAAAAGCCATTCTGATTTGCAACCCTGGAAATCCGACTGGGTATTTATATTCTGAAGCAGAAATTAAGCAATTAGCAAGTTTAATTAAAAAACATGACTTATACTTAATTGCTGATGAAGTGTACCGCGAATTTCTGTACGATGGAAATGACGTACATTTTTCTGTAATGAATTTAGAAGATGTACAGCAAAATGTTATTATGGTTGATTCTGTTTCAAAACGTTACAGTATGTGCGGTGCAAGAATTGGTTGTTTAGTAACTAAAAATAAAGAAGTTTTAGCAACAGTAATGAAATTTGCTCAGGCTCGTTTGAGTCCGCCAACAATTGAGCAGATTGCTTGCGAAGCTGCAATAGACACTCCGCAAAGTTATTTTGACGAAGTAATTTCAGAATATAAAGAGCGTCGCGATACTTTGATTACTGAACTAAATAAAATTGATGGAGTTATTGTTACAAAACCAAAAGGAGCTTTTTATTGCATTGCAGAATTGCCAATAGAAAACTCTGATGATTTTGCGCAATGGCTTTTAGAAAGTTATGATTTAAATGGTGAAACTGTAATGATTGCACCAGCAAAAGGTTTTTATTCAACTCCAGGAATGGGATTGAATCAGGTCCGTATTGCTTATGTATTGAACAAAAAAGATTTGATTACAGCCGTAAACATTTTAAAAGAAGCTTTATTGGTTTATAACAACAGATAA
- a CDS encoding PDZ domain-containing protein — protein sequence MKKYIVLFFGVFLPFALFGQGDFLMENNATKATIPFKLINNLIFIPIKVNGVELNFLLDSGVEETILFSMEEKQEVSFNNVEKIKLRGLGSEEEIEGLKSTKNVLETHGLKSNDHMVYIILDQSFNLSSHIGIPVNGIIGHKFFRNNLVEINYQKKRIVVHSKNTKFQEKLDKKFKLIPITIERSKPYIVTTATVNNEKIEAKLLIDIGNSDAFWIFENDKIKLPDKNFPDFLGKGFSGDIEGHRAKIDQFSIDEFDFKKPIVSFPDSLSIRNVKMVPGRIGSMGGEILKRFTVVLDYKDKKLYLKKNSKFGEPFTYNKSGISVQHNGLQWVQETVHMETVRVANTLEEFQGDKNNNNFKYKFALKPVYEIVNVRKNSAAEKCGLRKGDIIVSINKIQPYRYSLQQINNLLKSEEDIWVNMEVERNSVVLKFKFKLEDEL from the coding sequence ATGAAAAAATATATAGTATTGTTTTTTGGGGTATTCTTACCTTTTGCGCTTTTTGGACAAGGCGATTTTTTGATGGAGAACAATGCGACAAAGGCCACAATTCCTTTTAAACTAATTAATAATCTGATTTTTATTCCGATAAAAGTAAACGGAGTAGAACTTAATTTTCTGTTAGATTCTGGTGTTGAGGAAACAATTCTCTTTAGTATGGAGGAGAAGCAGGAAGTAAGTTTTAATAATGTGGAAAAAATCAAACTTCGCGGTTTAGGAAGTGAAGAGGAAATAGAAGGTTTAAAATCGACTAAAAATGTTTTAGAAACTCATGGTCTAAAGTCAAACGACCATATGGTTTATATTATTTTGGATCAAAGCTTCAATTTGTCTTCTCATATCGGAATTCCTGTAAATGGAATTATCGGACATAAATTTTTTAGAAATAATTTGGTAGAAATCAATTACCAGAAAAAGAGAATTGTTGTTCATTCTAAAAATACTAAGTTTCAAGAAAAACTGGATAAAAAATTTAAATTAATCCCAATTACTATCGAAAGATCCAAACCTTATATAGTAACCACGGCTACAGTTAATAATGAAAAGATTGAAGCAAAATTGTTAATTGATATTGGTAATAGTGATGCTTTCTGGATTTTTGAAAATGATAAGATTAAGTTGCCAGATAAAAATTTTCCTGATTTTTTAGGAAAAGGCTTTAGCGGTGATATTGAAGGACATCGTGCCAAAATAGATCAGTTTTCGATTGATGAATTTGATTTTAAAAAGCCAATTGTTTCTTTTCCAGATTCACTTTCTATACGTAATGTAAAGATGGTTCCGGGCCGTATTGGTTCGATGGGAGGAGAAATACTGAAAAGATTTACTGTCGTTTTAGATTATAAGGATAAAAAACTCTATTTAAAGAAGAATTCAAAATTTGGGGAACCTTTTACTTATAACAAAAGCGGTATTTCTGTTCAACATAACGGATTGCAATGGGTACAAGAAACGGTACATATGGAAACTGTTAGAGTTGCTAATACATTAGAAGAGTTTCAGGGAGATAAAAACAATAATAATTTTAAATATAAGTTTGCTTTAAAACCCGTTTACGAAATCGTAAATGTGCGTAAAAATTCGGCTGCCGAAAAATGCGGATTACGTAAAGGTGATATTATTGTGAGTATTAATAAAATTCAACCCTATAGATATAGTTTACAGCAAATAAATAATCTTTTGAAATCAGAAGAAGATATTTGGGTTAATATGGAGGTTGAAAGAAATAGTGTAGTCTTAAAATTTAAGTTTAAGCTTGAGGATGAGCTTTAA
- a CDS encoding gliding motility-associated C-terminal domain-containing protein, with the protein MAKNYINLLTFVILFIFLNFFSSKINAQCAGTDGQKIICDIENPANESLSLFSLLGGSPVPGGTWSDDNNLKGLDPATGILRPQLITKGGVYHYTYTAPNTAGCTNNKAVVTITIGAFQGVGSQATVCNDSNYFNLFTAFDSNSMGPHSNGQWTNSEGKVVPQSIYIGDIDKKTTLQFTYTVPPVLECSPASKSTTVLVTVLRAPKPGNASHLLLCGTTDLAGYTNLDLNDRLTGQDSGGTWSGPGITSSSDHNVNLQELFDNSGPGSYTFKYTVLAVPDNYICSNKDTDVVVVLEKRIDFTGSKIVVTKDICETEISTATYYATITQGPDGIPVGEYDVTYTVAGSISGTENVRGIFSNGEFSFPINSAYFQQVGKSTITVTRIVATSGWNTCTNIFSPFSTVLNISPLPRLNGATLTSTPTCQNKAGLMQLDAPQLLDGDYRITYNINGDNVATGQTAIIKAVGGKATFEVPGNLNVKSGLSVIIILNIVNITNPTPQCGSPANLGGNLTINPLPNATTVSVAVNNYCLNDPVSVAISGLGNLTNAKISYQLSDSNVSAVQTITQAVTNGRLDFVIPAALLQNFGSTKITLLNVTNTVTTCDVDLTNIADDFVLYPLPVPPNVTDQQFCKVDEAAIANLEPRGAQYKWYNSPTATTPLASTLLLQSGNYYVKETSATGCISEASMVTVTITDTPVPVLNSDGQNFCGLKNPTIADLSNNTNVPSTVVWYDAPNDGNLLSASTRLTEQGRYYGFNFPDTGCFSSGYIEVTVTLTSCDNVPNDFFVPDGFSPNGDGTNDTFVIKDIEFLYPDYTLEIYNRYGNGMYKGDKNKPAWDGKNYEKSGIAGGIAPNGVYFYVLHFNKDNKPPKQGRLYLNR; encoded by the coding sequence ATGGCAAAAAACTACATTAATTTATTGACATTTGTAATACTTTTCATTTTTTTAAACTTTTTTTCTTCAAAAATTAATGCTCAATGCGCAGGTACTGATGGACAAAAAATAATTTGTGATATTGAGAATCCAGCTAATGAGTCATTGTCATTATTTTCATTATTGGGAGGTTCTCCAGTTCCAGGAGGAACTTGGTCTGATGACAACAATTTAAAAGGTCTAGATCCTGCTACAGGAATTTTGCGTCCTCAACTTATTACTAAGGGAGGTGTTTATCATTATACCTATACAGCTCCAAATACTGCGGGATGTACAAATAATAAAGCTGTCGTAACCATTACTATAGGTGCATTTCAAGGTGTTGGATCTCAGGCAACTGTTTGTAATGACAGCAATTATTTTAATCTCTTTACAGCATTTGATAGTAATTCGATGGGACCGCATTCAAATGGGCAATGGACAAATAGCGAAGGGAAAGTTGTGCCACAATCTATTTATATAGGTGATATAGATAAAAAAACTACACTTCAATTTACATATACGGTACCACCTGTATTAGAATGCTCGCCAGCATCAAAATCTACAACAGTCTTAGTAACTGTTTTAAGAGCTCCTAAGCCTGGTAATGCTAGCCATTTACTTTTGTGCGGAACTACTGATTTAGCTGGATATACTAATTTGGATTTGAATGATCGACTTACTGGACAAGATAGCGGAGGAACCTGGTCTGGTCCCGGTATTACATCAAGTTCCGATCACAATGTCAATCTGCAAGAATTGTTCGATAATTCCGGTCCAGGATCATATACTTTTAAATACACAGTTTTAGCAGTTCCAGACAATTATATTTGTAGCAACAAGGATACTGATGTAGTAGTGGTGCTAGAAAAAAGAATTGATTTTACAGGTTCTAAAATTGTGGTTACCAAGGATATTTGCGAAACGGAGATTTCTACAGCAACATACTATGCAACTATTACGCAAGGACCTGATGGGATTCCTGTTGGCGAGTATGATGTGACTTATACTGTTGCGGGATCAATTTCAGGAACTGAAAATGTAAGAGGTATTTTTTCAAATGGAGAATTTTCATTTCCTATAAATTCTGCTTATTTTCAACAGGTAGGAAAATCTACTATAACTGTAACTAGAATTGTAGCAACTTCTGGTTGGAATACATGTACAAATATCTTTAGTCCATTTTCAACAGTTTTAAATATTTCTCCCTTACCAAGATTAAACGGAGCAACACTTACATCAACTCCAACTTGTCAGAATAAAGCGGGATTGATGCAGTTGGATGCACCTCAATTACTTGACGGAGATTATCGCATTACCTATAATATAAATGGAGACAATGTAGCCACTGGACAAACTGCAATTATAAAAGCAGTAGGAGGGAAAGCAACTTTTGAAGTTCCTGGAAATTTGAATGTAAAGAGTGGCTTATCAGTGATTATAATTTTGAATATTGTAAACATTACTAACCCAACTCCGCAATGTGGTAGCCCTGCAAATTTAGGTGGAAATTTAACCATTAACCCACTTCCAAATGCTACAACTGTTAGTGTTGCTGTTAATAATTATTGTTTAAATGATCCCGTTTCTGTTGCTATTTCAGGATTAGGAAATTTAACAAATGCTAAAATTTCGTATCAGCTATCAGATAGTAATGTTTCTGCTGTCCAAACTATTACGCAAGCAGTAACAAACGGGAGATTAGATTTTGTCATTCCAGCAGCTTTGCTTCAGAATTTTGGCAGCACTAAGATTACCTTACTAAATGTAACTAATACTGTCACAACCTGCGATGTTGATTTGACTAATATAGCAGATGATTTTGTTCTATATCCACTTCCAGTTCCGCCAAACGTAACCGATCAGCAATTCTGTAAAGTAGATGAGGCAGCAATCGCTAATTTAGAACCAAGAGGAGCGCAATATAAATGGTATAACTCTCCAACGGCAACAACACCGCTAGCATCTACTTTACTTTTACAATCAGGTAATTATTATGTAAAGGAAACTTCTGCAACTGGCTGTATCTCTGAAGCATCGATGGTTACTGTTACAATAACTGATACACCAGTTCCAGTTTTAAATTCAGACGGACAGAATTTCTGCGGTTTAAAAAATCCAACTATTGCAGATTTATCAAATAATACCAATGTGCCATCAACAGTAGTTTGGTATGATGCTCCAAATGATGGGAATTTATTATCGGCTTCAACTCGTTTAACGGAACAAGGCAGATATTACGGATTTAATTTTCCAGATACAGGATGTTTTTCTTCAGGATATATTGAAGTTACTGTTACGTTAACATCTTGTGATAATGTACCAAACGACTTTTTTGTGCCCGATGGTTTTTCTCCAAACGGAGATGGTACAAACGATACATTTGTAATCAAGGATATTGAATTTTTATACCCAGACTATACTCTAGAAATTTATAACAGATATGGAAACGGAATGTATAAAGGAGATAAAAATAAACCAGCTTGGGATGGAAAAAATTATGAAAAGAGTGGCATAGCAGGCGGAATAGCGCCCAATGGAGTTTATTTTTATGTGCTTCATTTCAATAAAGATAACAAACCGCCGAAACAAGGCCGTCTTTATTTAAATCGATAA